One Arvicanthis niloticus isolate mArvNil1 chromosome 3, mArvNil1.pat.X, whole genome shotgun sequence DNA segment encodes these proteins:
- the Fam237a gene encoding protein FAM237A isoform X2 yields the protein MADPGNRSRSHCPLSLTCSLFIVGMCYVSPVFCQSQTDLLTLSRADPQCWESSSMLLLEMRKPRVSNTVSGFWDFMIYLKSSENLKHGALFWDLAQLFWDIYVDCVLSRNHGLGRRELAGEEEKVSKVLPRHLGIKQGTYSQLLRTLFLKKKELIEDLTSMQTQRRGSRFTGKKKLEVKRK from the exons ATGGCTGATCCTGGGAACAGAAGCAGGAGCCACTGCCCCCTGAGTCTCACCTGCTCCCTGTTCATTGTGGGAATGTGCTATGTGTCTCCTGTTTTCTGTCAAAGTCAGACAGACCTGCTGACTCTTAGCCGAGCTGATCCTCAGTGCTGGGAGTCCTCCTCAATGCTCCTCTTGGAGATGCGGAAGCCTCGTGTTTCTAACACGGTCTCTGGCTTTTGGGATTTTATGATCTACCTGAAGTCATCTGAGAACTTGAAGCATGGGGCACTGTTTTGGGATCTGGCCCAACTCTTCTGGGACATTTATGTAGACTGTGTCCTCTCCAGGAACCACGGTTTAGGAAGGAGGGAATTGgctggagaagaagagaaagtctCAAAAGTGCTGCCGAGGCATTTGGGGATTAAACAAG GTACATATTCTCAGCTCCTTAGAACCcttttcttaaagaagaaagaattgatTGAAGACTTGACAAGCATGCAAACACAAAGGCGGGGCTCTAGGTTCACtggaaaaaagaaactggaagtaAAGAGAAAGTAA
- the Fam237a gene encoding protein FAM237A isoform X1: protein MRNCRTMADPGNRSRSHCPLSLTCSLFIVGMCYVSPVFCQSQTDLLTLSRADPQCWESSSMLLLEMRKPRVSNTVSGFWDFMIYLKSSENLKHGALFWDLAQLFWDIYVDCVLSRNHGLGRRELAGEEEKVSKVLPRHLGIKQGTYSQLLRTLFLKKKELIEDLTSMQTQRRGSRFTGKKKLEVKRK, encoded by the exons ATGAGGAA TTGCAGGACCATGGCTGATCCTGGGAACAGAAGCAGGAGCCACTGCCCCCTGAGTCTCACCTGCTCCCTGTTCATTGTGGGAATGTGCTATGTGTCTCCTGTTTTCTGTCAAAGTCAGACAGACCTGCTGACTCTTAGCCGAGCTGATCCTCAGTGCTGGGAGTCCTCCTCAATGCTCCTCTTGGAGATGCGGAAGCCTCGTGTTTCTAACACGGTCTCTGGCTTTTGGGATTTTATGATCTACCTGAAGTCATCTGAGAACTTGAAGCATGGGGCACTGTTTTGGGATCTGGCCCAACTCTTCTGGGACATTTATGTAGACTGTGTCCTCTCCAGGAACCACGGTTTAGGAAGGAGGGAATTGgctggagaagaagagaaagtctCAAAAGTGCTGCCGAGGCATTTGGGGATTAAACAAG GTACATATTCTCAGCTCCTTAGAACCcttttcttaaagaagaaagaattgatTGAAGACTTGACAAGCATGCAAACACAAAGGCGGGGCTCTAGGTTCACtggaaaaaagaaactggaagtaAAGAGAAAGTAA